GACTACATCGCCGGGCTCATCGACGAATTTGAAGCCCTGTGCGACAATTAGGAGCCATTTTTCCGCTCCCCACTTGAGAAACGGGGCGGAAAAGGGTATAATATAAATGTATATACCGCTATAACAAAAGGACGAATCACAATGATAGTTACCACCAAAGAGCTTTTTAAGCATGCGTACGGCAAGTATGCTCTCGGCGCCTACAACATCAACAACGCCGAGCAGACAATGGGTCTTTTCAGAGGCTGTATAGACTCTCAGGCTCCTTTTATCATTCAGATATCCAAGGGCGCCCGCAAATATACCGACAAGAGAATGCTTGAAGGTATGATCAGAGCGGCGGACGAGATCTTCCCCGAGGCAGTGTTTGCCGTCCATCTGGACCATGGCGACGAAGAGGCCTGCTACGACTGTATCAACTCCGGCTTTTACAGCTCCGTCATGATAGACGCTTCCTCCAAGCCCTACGAGGAGAACGTGGAGATCACCAAGAGAGTGGTGGACGCGGCTCACGCCAAGGGCATCGCCGTTGAGGCCGAGCTGGGCCAGCTGGGCGGCGTGGAAGAAGACATCGCCGTGTCCGAAGACAAGGCTCACCTCACCGATCCCGACCAGGCAAAGGACTTCATCACCCGCACCGGCGTTGACTCCCTGGCCTGCGCTATCGGCACCAGCCACGGCGCCTTTAAGTTCTCCGGCACTCAGGGCCTCCACTTCGAGGTCATCGAAGCCATCGCCAAGCTGTGCCCCGGGTTCCCTCTGGTAATGCACGGTTCTTCCTCCGTACCTCAGGATGAGGTAGCCCGCATCAACGCTGCCGGCGGCAACCTGGCCGGAGCCAAGGGCGTGGACGCCGGACAGTATCTGGGCGCTGCCAAGCGCGGCGTGACCAAGATCAACATCGACACCGACGGCCGCTTGGTATGGACCAGAGTCCACAGAGAATTCTTCCGCGATAAGCCCGAGGTGTTTGACTTCAGACCCATCGGCAAGGAATTTATGTCCGAGTACGCCAAGTTCATCGCTTCCCGCAACGAACTGCTGGGCTCCGCCGGCCAGCTTCCTTCCGTCAAGGAATATCTGAAG
This DNA window, taken from Abditibacteriota bacterium, encodes the following:
- a CDS encoding ketose-bisphosphate aldolase, which encodes MIVTTKELFKHAYGKYALGAYNINNAEQTMGLFRGCIDSQAPFIIQISKGARKYTDKRMLEGMIRAADEIFPEAVFAVHLDHGDEEACYDCINSGFYSSVMIDASSKPYEENVEITKRVVDAAHAKGIAVEAELGQLGGVEEDIAVSEDKAHLTDPDQAKDFITRTGVDSLACAIGTSHGAFKFSGTQGLHFEVIEAIAKLCPGFPLVMHGSSSVPQDEVARINAAGGNLAGAKGVDAGQYLGAAKRGVTKINIDTDGRLVWTRVHREFFRDKPEVFDFRPIGKEFMSEYAKFIASRNELLGSAGQLPSVKEYLKK